GAAGGTGCTCTTCTGGAAGGGAAAACCTGGAAGATTCCTTCAACTGCAAAAAAGCCGGAGCGTAAACCTCGTCATTCTGCTGTAGAAGAAACATTATTAGATTGTCTCAGGCGTGAAAAAGAGGCCTCTCTTAAAGGTGGCATTTATCATAAAATTCAAATCGACCTGACTTATAATTCTAATCACATTGAAGGCTCAAAGCTTACTCATGACCAGACGCGCTTTATCTTTGAAACAAAAACGCTTGGTGTTACTGACAAAGCTGTAAAGGTTGATGATATTGTTGAGACTGTAAATCACTTCCGTTGTATTGATCTTATAATTGAAGGTGCTCAAACAAAGCTCACAGAAAGTTTTATTAAGCAGCTGCATTTTATTCTGAAGTCTGGAACAACTGACAGTCAGAAATCATGGTTCAGAGTAGGAGATTATAAAATGCTTGAAAACGAAGTCGGCGGTAGTGATACGACTAAGCCTGCTGAGGTGGCGGGTGCAATCAAAACGCTCCTTAAAGAATACAATTCAAAATCAAAAATCACGCTTGAGGATATTCTTGATTTTCATGTTCGGTTTGAAACTATTCATCCATTTCAGGATGGAAACGGTCGTGTTGGCCGTCTGATTATGTTTAAGGAATGTCTGAAGCATAATATTGTTCCTTTCATTATTACAGAAGAACTGAAGATGTATTATTATCGCGGCATCAAAAACTGGAAGAGTGAGCGTGGGTATCTGCGGGATACTTGTCTTACCGGACAGGACGAGATGAAGGCGACCTTGGATTATTTTGGGGTGAAATACATTGATGATAGATTCAAACGCTCTACCAGGTGAGCTACAGCCCTGAGTATATTTTTATTATATCAAAAAAATGATACAATAGGAATCATGAAACTTTTAATCGTAATAGACATGCAGAATGATTTTATAGACGGAGCACTTGGAACTAAAGAAGCTGTTGCTATTGTTCCTGAAGTTGCTAAGAAGATAGAGCAGGCTAGAGCTGCTGGCGAAATGGTTGTGTTCACACGCGATACCCATCAGCAGAACTATCTTGAAACTCAGGAGGGAAAGAATCTTCCTGTAGTTCACTGTGTTGAAGGTTCGGACGGCTGGCAGATTTCAAGCGCTCTTAATGTAGGTGATAGCCGTATTTTTGATAAGCCTTCTTTTGGCTCTATGGCGCTTGCTGATTATGTCGCAACTCTTGATGGGCTTGAAGAAATTGAACTTGTAGGTCTCTGCACAGGAATCTGCGTTATCAGCAATGCCTTTATTCTTAAAGCAAAACTTCCTGAAGTTAAGATTTCAGTTGATTCTTCATGCTGTGCCTGTGTAACTCCTCAGAGTCATGAGACTGCACTGTCTGCAATGAAGCTGTGTCAGATCAATGTGAAATAAAAAAGATCATTTCCTTGGTTTGCGCTTTGCATAATTATTTACTATAATAATAATATGATTATTCCAATTATTCTTTCAGGTGGAGCCGGAACACGTTTGTGGCCTTTAAGCTGGGGGGATCATCCTAAACAGTTTTTGCCACTTGTTACTAAAAATACAATGATTCAGGAGACTTTGCTCCGCCTTAAGGGGCTTGAACTTGGTGCTCCTATAATTTCCTGCGGGGAGGGCCATCGATTTATGGTTGCCCAGCAGATTGGTGAAGTTAGTGAAGTTAAGCCTACAATTCTTCTTGAGCCGATGGCTAAAAATACTGCACCTGCAATTGCTGCTGCATGTTGTGCTGCTATGAAACAGGATAAGGATGCAGTTGTTGTAGTTCTTCCAAGCGATCATGTTATTGCTGATAAAGAAGCTTTCCAGAAGGCAGTTCTTACAGCTGCCAATAATGCCGCACAGGGCTATCTTGTTACTTTCGGAATTGTTCCGACATTCCCTGCAACCGGTTATGGATATGTAAAAGCAGCCGGAGATGAAAGTGATGGTGCCTTTACGCTTGAAAAATTTGTAGAAAAACCTTGTCTTGAAAAAGCTCAGGAATATCTTGCAAGCGGTGAGTATGCATGGAACAGCGGAATGTTTGTTTTTAAGGCTGCAATTTTCCTTGAAGAATTAAAAACTTTTAATCCTGAAATGGCAGAGCTTTCTATTCAGGCTTTTGAAAAAGCTGTTGTTGATACAGATTTTATACGTCTGGATAAGGATTCATTTGGTCAGATTAAAGGCGATTCAATTGACTATGCGGTTATGGAAAAAACTTCTAAAGGCCGTGTAGTAAAGCTGAATGCAGGCTGGGATGATGTTGGATCCTGGAGTGCACTTTATGACATCAGCCAGAAAGATGAAAATCAGAATGTTATAAAGGGTGATGATGTAATTACTCTTGATACAACAAGCTCTTATATCCGTGGCGGAAAAAGAACAATTGCAACTATTGGTCTTGATGATGTTGTAATTGTGGACAGTGATGATTCTCTTCTTATTGCAGCGAAGGGAAAAATCCAGGACGTAAAGAAAATAGCAGAAATTATTAAGAGTCGCAGCTAAGCTTTTTAAACGGCTATTCAATTACAAAAGTGCCGGCATCAAGTTTTGCTTCGAGTTCTTCGCGGGAAATTGGTTTGCTGAAAAGATACCCCTGAAGCTTTTCACAGCCATTCTCGCGAAGGAAATCATAAGCTTCCTGAGTTTCAACACCTTCTGTAAGAGTCTGCATTCCAATGTCTTTAGCCAGATTTATTACATTCTTAAGAATTTGTCGGGCTCTTTCG
The Treponema bryantii DNA segment above includes these coding regions:
- a CDS encoding Fic family protein; translation: MSKIKYISVEEAAQKWQISERSARNYCAQGRVEGALLEGKTWKIPSTAKKPERKPRHSAVEETLLDCLRREKEASLKGGIYHKIQIDLTYNSNHIEGSKLTHDQTRFIFETKTLGVTDKAVKVDDIVETVNHFRCIDLIIEGAQTKLTESFIKQLHFILKSGTTDSQKSWFRVGDYKMLENEVGGSDTTKPAEVAGAIKTLLKEYNSKSKITLEDILDFHVRFETIHPFQDGNGRVGRLIMFKECLKHNIVPFIITEELKMYYYRGIKNWKSERGYLRDTCLTGQDEMKATLDYFGVKYIDDRFKRSTR
- a CDS encoding isochorismatase family cysteine hydrolase, translated to MKLLIVIDMQNDFIDGALGTKEAVAIVPEVAKKIEQARAAGEMVVFTRDTHQQNYLETQEGKNLPVVHCVEGSDGWQISSALNVGDSRIFDKPSFGSMALADYVATLDGLEEIELVGLCTGICVISNAFILKAKLPEVKISVDSSCCACVTPQSHETALSAMKLCQINVK
- a CDS encoding mannose-1-phosphate guanylyltransferase/mannose-6-phosphate isomerase, with amino-acid sequence MIIPIILSGGAGTRLWPLSWGDHPKQFLPLVTKNTMIQETLLRLKGLELGAPIISCGEGHRFMVAQQIGEVSEVKPTILLEPMAKNTAPAIAAACCAAMKQDKDAVVVVLPSDHVIADKEAFQKAVLTAANNAAQGYLVTFGIVPTFPATGYGYVKAAGDESDGAFTLEKFVEKPCLEKAQEYLASGEYAWNSGMFVFKAAIFLEELKTFNPEMAELSIQAFEKAVVDTDFIRLDKDSFGQIKGDSIDYAVMEKTSKGRVVKLNAGWDDVGSWSALYDISQKDENQNVIKGDDVITLDTTSSYIRGGKRTIATIGLDDVVIVDSDDSLLIAAKGKIQDVKKIAEIIKSRS